A section of the Malania oleifera isolate guangnan ecotype guangnan chromosome 2, ASM2987363v1, whole genome shotgun sequence genome encodes:
- the LOC131149814 gene encoding casparian strip membrane protein 2-like, producing MQKHEAASIEVGETPKVENTGKATTARTAPAPVIASKASQVPQAGRWKRGVAIFDFVLRLCAIGAALAAAIAMGTTQETLPFFTQFFQFQASYDDLPAFRFFMIANAVVSGYLFLTLPFSIVCIVRPHAVGARLLLLILDTVMLTLTTAASAAAAAIVYLAHNGNSNANWVAICQQFGNFCQRVSGAVIGSFVAAVIFKFLILFSALALRK from the exons ATGCAGAAACACGAAGCGGCGTCAATTGAGGTTGGAGAGACGCCAAAGGTGGAAAATACAGGGAAGGCCACCACAGCCAGAACTGCCCCTGCGCCAGTTATCGCTTCGAAAGCTAGCCAAGTTCCCCAAGCTGGACGATGGAAGAGAGGGGTTGCCATTTTTGACTTTGTTCTGAGACTCTGTGCCATTGGAGCTGCCTTAGCTGCTGCTATTGCCATGGGGACTACTCAGGAGACCCTTCCATTCTTCACCCAGTTCTTCCAATTCCAGGCCAGCTACGACGACCTCCCAGCTTTTAG GTTTTTCATGATAGCGAATGCCGTTGTAAGCGGATACCTTTTCCTCACCCTTCCTTTCTCTATAGTCTGCATTGTGCGGCCACATGCAGTAGGTGCAAGGCTCCTTCTCCTCATATTGGACACA GTCATGCTCACCCTCACTACTGCAGCTTCTGCAGCAGCAGCAGCCATTGTGTACCTAGCTCATAATGGGAATTCAAATGCAAATTGGGTGGCCATTTGCCAACAATTTGGTAACTTTTGCCAGAGGGTTAGTGGGGCTGTAATCGGTTCATTCGTTGCAGCAGTGATCTTCAAATTTCTGATTCTGTTTTCTGCATTGGCACTTCGAAAATAA